The following proteins come from a genomic window of Thermogemmatispora onikobensis:
- the rpmH gene encoding 50S ribosomal protein L34 produces MKRTWQPKRIPRKREHGFLKRMATRAGRRVLKARRLKGRWRLTV; encoded by the coding sequence ATGAAACGCACCTGGCAACCGAAGCGTATCCCCCGCAAGAGGGAACACGGCTTTTTGAAACGCATGGCGACGCGCGCCGGTCGGCGAGTGCTCAAGGCCCGCCGCCTGAAGGGTCGCTGGCGCTTGACAGTCTAG
- the rnpA gene encoding ribonuclease P protein component codes for MALRSELRLRKSRDFQRIRQQGRSVASRLLVLAWAPTESDQVRVGFVVSRRIFKLATQRNRLKRLLSEAIRPCLSRLRGVDLVLIPRREALEADLQTLKAELQVLLRRARLLLANKASGRQRPARECP; via the coding sequence GTGGCATTAAGAAGCGAGCTGCGCCTGCGCAAAAGCCGCGATTTTCAGCGGATCAGGCAGCAGGGAAGGAGTGTTGCCTCCAGGTTGTTGGTCCTCGCCTGGGCACCGACGGAGAGCGATCAAGTTCGTGTCGGCTTTGTGGTCAGCCGACGCATCTTCAAGCTGGCCACGCAGCGCAATCGCCTGAAGCGCTTGCTCAGTGAGGCCATTCGACCTTGCCTGTCCCGGCTGCGTGGCGTGGACCTTGTCTTGATTCCCAGGCGCGAAGCGCTTGAGGCTGATCTTCAGACGTTGAAGGCCGAGCTGCAGGTTTTGTTACGCCGAGCGCGATTGCTGCTGGCCAACAAGGCGTCTGGGCGGCAGCGCCCGGCAAGGGAGTGTCCATAA
- the yidD gene encoding membrane protein insertion efficiency factor YidD — MKYVALFLIRVYQRTFSVILPPSCRFVPSCSQYGYEAIQRFGLIRGGWLTVKRLARCHPFYHGDLYDPVPERLGQ; from the coding sequence GTGAAGTACGTTGCTCTGTTTTTGATTCGTGTCTACCAGCGCACCTTTTCCGTCATACTGCCCCCCTCGTGCCGCTTCGTTCCTTCGTGCTCACAGTACGGGTACGAGGCAATCCAGCGCTTCGGGCTGATTCGTGGGGGCTGGCTGACGGTGAAACGCCTGGCACGCTGTCACCCGTTCTATCATGGAGATCTCTATGACCCAGTTCCTGAGCGCCTGGGCCAGTAG
- a CDS encoding YidC/Oxa1 family membrane protein insertase has product MGISDFINVVFTQPIFNVLMLLYHLFGDFGLSIIVLTLIIRLILFPLTLQQLKSAKAMQELQPEITRIRERFRDDPRAQLEATQELYKRYNINPYSGCLPLLLQLPVLYGLYFAFRAVIDDASLKGNQGLERLNGFIYPFLPKFSHFPNVNLDWFTFINPAWHLSLALPDPTHILPILAALATFVQLYLTQSRNNNRSLAATTSSGTSTPDALAAQQQTMKIMTWLMPLITLFFAWSFPAGLALYWAVGSIIMAVQYYLVTGPASPFSPSRKEEEKQNEQLMQTRVLKETIESEEAQAAFPDERPWRNGTSASRRHLRSTSARRRGVVRRRNPTPS; this is encoded by the coding sequence GTGGGGATCAGTGATTTTATCAACGTCGTCTTTACGCAGCCCATCTTCAACGTTTTGATGCTGCTGTACCACCTCTTTGGCGATTTCGGCCTGTCGATCATCGTCCTAACGCTCATCATCCGCCTGATTCTTTTCCCGCTGACGCTGCAGCAGCTGAAATCAGCCAAGGCGATGCAGGAGCTGCAGCCAGAGATCACCCGCATCCGCGAGCGTTTCCGCGACGATCCACGCGCCCAGCTCGAGGCCACGCAGGAGCTATACAAACGCTACAACATCAATCCCTACTCGGGCTGCCTGCCATTGCTCCTGCAGCTGCCGGTGCTCTACGGACTTTACTTTGCCTTCCGAGCGGTCATCGACGATGCTTCATTGAAGGGAAATCAGGGGTTGGAGCGGCTCAATGGCTTTATCTATCCCTTCTTACCAAAGTTCAGCCATTTCCCCAACGTCAACCTCGACTGGTTCACCTTCATTAACCCAGCCTGGCACCTGTCGCTGGCCCTGCCTGACCCGACCCATATTCTGCCCATCCTGGCCGCCCTGGCAACCTTTGTCCAGCTCTACCTGACTCAGTCCCGCAACAACAATCGCTCTCTGGCTGCAACGACTTCCTCCGGCACCTCTACCCCTGATGCTCTGGCCGCTCAGCAGCAGACGATGAAGATCATGACCTGGCTGATGCCTCTGATCACCCTCTTCTTCGCCTGGAGCTTCCCCGCTGGCCTGGCCCTCTACTGGGCCGTCGGCTCCATCATTATGGCAGTCCAGTACTACCTGGTCACAGGCCCAGCCAGCCCTTTCTCCCCTTCCCGCAAAGAGGAGGAGAAACAAAATGAGCAACTGATGCAGACCCGCGTTCTCAAAGAGACAATCGAGTCAGAGGAGGCGCAAGCGGCATTCCCGGATGAGCGCCCCTGGCGCAATGGTACGAGCGCTTCGCGCCGCCATCTGCGCAGCACTTCAGCCCGTCGACGCGGCGTTGTACGAAGGAGAAATCCCACTCCCAGCTAG